A single Triticum dicoccoides isolate Atlit2015 ecotype Zavitan chromosome 2A, WEW_v2.0, whole genome shotgun sequence DNA region contains:
- the LOC119352530 gene encoding disease resistance protein RGA4-like encodes MEFGVAAFSAVAGAVVSKICMLMEKKLKKEPEIRANVRFIKDDLEAIQAAIELHGPNREHIVLIAQLRRLAYDIEDCIDCFDANKTTRTDFANQIVDLKKRSIETTERIHRFRFPSEGDGKRTAQVQEAAVVVPIELQNLGDYNLNCLLYLCLFPRNHHVRTKRLVRRWLAEGLVVGEQDAVENMKILTNSSIFNSIRRSSNGEVRRCQPTDVLFRYICQQSTSENFILFCDGAQPSQRKSLQGQVARRLSVHPPATGQLNLPQDLSRLRTLAVFPAGAVSITSYEAVLDFTKYELLRVLDLEECAHMSEGHIQAIYKQKLMKYLSINLGSIPSITREIRHLDQLETLHLSGTETVTVFKEVLLLPRLKHLFGRVQLSKTDNTILGWRLKRFLRDKSVLETLAGFVTSGSPGFPQLMMRMRRLRKVKIWFKSDSSQKNLDAISLAVTKFIRDGTNEPDLNRSLSMDFRQCSGEFMNTIHSDANKKGRLDSLKLRGVLSKFPQFVAQLRAVEELCLWSTGLSWTDIRDGLSTVMGLKYLKLVEDNLGRVDILSDHLMSVERICVECKQSMELAIVAHPLPKLVSLHILCQNLHVIPGPPGIDITRMDQLKEVALHPQVDQTIIDKLQQAARGHRNTPVVSLVESAH; translated from the exons ATGGAGTTTGGTGTAGCCGCGTTCAGCGCGGTAGCGGGTGCCGTCGtctcgaagatctgcatgctgATGGAAAAGAAATTAAAGAAGGAACCAGAAATTAGAGCTAATGTTAGGTTCATCAAAGATGATCTCGAGGCGATCCAAGCTGCCATTGAACTTCACGGTCCTAATCGCGAACAT ATAGTATTGATTGCACAACTGAGGCGCTTGGCATATGATATTGAAGACTGCATAGACTGCTTCGATGCCAACAAGACGACCCGCACTGATTTTGCCAACCAGATTGTTGACCTCAAGAAGAGATCAATTGAAACCACGGAAAGGATTCACAGGTTTAGATTCCCTTCAGAAGGGGATGGCAAGAGGACTGCACAAGTACAAGAGGCTGCTGTTGTTGTTCCCATAGAGCTTCAGAATCTTGGTGATTATAACCTCAACTGCTTGCTATATTTGTGCTTGTTCCCTCGTAATCATCATGTCAGGACTAAGCGTCTTGTAAGGAGATGGCTGGCCGAAGGACTTGTAGTGGGAGAACAAGACGCTGTGGAGAACATGAAAATTCTCACCAACTCCAGTATCTTCAATTCCATCCGGAGAAGCAGCAATGGGGAGGTGAGGAGATGCCAACCTACAGATGTGTTGTTCCGGTACATCTGCCAACAGTCAACATCTGAGAATTTCATACTGTTTTGTGACGGCGCGCAACCATCGCAGCGCAAATCGTTGCAGGGGCAAGTGGCCCGCAGGCTATCTGTCCATCCTCCTGCAACTGGCCAACTGAATCTGCCTCAGGATTTATCTCGTCTCCGGACCTTGGCGGTATTCCCTGCTGGTGCGGTGAGTATCACCAGTTATGAAGCTGTTTTAGATTTCACCAAGTATGAATTACTGCGAGTGCTGGACCTGGAAGAGTGTGCTCACATGAGTGAAGGTCATATCCAGGCTATCTACAAGCAGAAGCTGATGAAATATCTGAGCATCAATTTAGGCAGCATTCCTTCCATTACAAGGGAAATCAGGCACCTGGATCAGCTAGAGACCCTCCATCTGAGTGGAACCGAAACAGTGACGGTGTTCAAAGAGGTCCTCCTGCTGCCCAGATTGAAGCACCTGTTTGGGAGGGTTCAGCTATCGAAAACAGATAACACCATATTGGGATGGAGATTAAAGAGGTTCCTGAGAGACAAGAGTGTGCTGGAGACACTAGCAGGATTTGTCACCAGTGGGAGTCCAGGATTTCCACAACTGATGATGCGTATGAGGCGGCTGCGGAAGGTGAAGATATGGTTCAAATCTGACTCAAGTCAGAAAAACTTGGATGCTATTTCACTGGCCGTTACGAAGTTCATCCGTGATGGCACCAATGAGCCCGATCTTAACCGGTCCCTATCCATGGACTTCCGGCAATGCTCGGGAGAGTTCATGAATACTATACACTCTGATGCTAACAAGAAGGGCAGGCTTGACTCGCTCAAGCTGCGCGGCGTACTGAGCAAATTCCCTCAGTTTGTTGCACAGCTACGTGCTGTGGAGGAGCTATGCCTTTGGTCCACTGGTCTGAGCTGGACGGATATCCGAGACGGGCTGAGCACGGTGATGGGACTGAAATATCTCAAGCTTGTTGAAGATAACCTTGGGCGCGTCGATATACTGTCTGATCACCTCATGAGCGTTGAGCGGATATGCGTCGAGTGCAAGCAAAGCATGGAATTGGCAATCGTAGCTCACCCGCTGCCTAAACTTGTGTCACTTCATATCCTCTGTCAAAATCTGCATGTTATTCCTGGACCTCCCGGCATCGACATCACACGGATGGACCAACTCAAAGAAGTCGCGCTCCATCCACAAGTCGACCAAACAATAATAGATAAACTGCAACAAGCTGCAAGAGGGCATCGCAATACACCAGTCGTTTCGCTAGTTGAAAGCGCTCATTAA
- the LOC119358483 gene encoding disease resistance protein RGA5-like, whose product MEHPDTVVYMASPPPAAEDPHLQAAMEVPITASLGPMGPLLRKLHSISPELCPPDEIRPLMALFISMKDLSEDEEASFTSRWWMKTVRELCYDTEDHLDEFVGAATGADLDFSELLARAKDAGERRQRFQWSPLKTIKPADRGGSGVSRLTSHRFPELPVQIFGHSKAGVVEPLNRLVELLALDDEDKQTLKVISITGCAGVGKTTVARTLFHNHGGKFQCGAFVILSRNPDMRVFLTNMLSQLKAPLPRGFPDVPDLIEAVSKHLQGKRYFIVVDDLWTASVWDIISSAFPHGDRSSRIITTTQIDEVAQASCRYESNYIYKMDPLNDDDSTKLFVRLVGSKEGCPTDIKEVPYEIIRKCCGLPLAIVNMASLFTSESKILMEKLEHIQDPLSSTSEGMKDVLTFIYHSLPPRLRTCLLYLSMYAQGYVIKKDELVKQWVAEGFLSAVGGREMEEIAEGYFDEFVSRGMVQAIDTSNNGEVLSCTVHQMILDFIRHKSLDKNFVITVDYFQSTLALSDNVRRLSIQFSGVKSAYIPENIITSQVRSFIFWGFFKCVPCFTDCRLLRVLILHIWADRDKKSFDLTTVGKLFQLKYLKIECNITVKLPGKIRRLQYLETLQVDARLSAVPSDIILLQSMLYLSLPSEADLPSGIRGMTSLRTLGYFDLCNNPAENVMDLGDLINLRDLHLTCAKLHTDNLDNNIVWLGLILYKLTSLKCVTLAPAVSYHVNTLNDAGASGMRIRFDGFPPVRHLTLQRFELSRHCCIFSRLPVWIRDLVNLCILKIAIGCLSCIHIDVLKGLPALTALTLYIQAAPKEKIIIDKGGFHVLTYFKFMCAAPCMSFVPGQGAMPNVQKLKLGFNSNEWRSDTFETVGFCNLAGLTEVSVKLGVGGGKQFDIKAAESALKAAVSNPTNSPTIRVQCVDVIFCTKEDKSTGTVEKEEEGHETEEDKEKISEHSEDSRFEFTSETKHVVRLIF is encoded by the exons ATGGAGCATCCTGATACTGTTGTATATATGGCATCCCCTCCGCCGGCGGCGGAGGATCCTCATCTTCAAGCGGCGATGGAGGTTCCTATCACAGCTTCGCTGGGGCCCATGGGTCCTCTCCTCCGGAAACTCCATTCCATCAGTCCCGAACTGTGTCCGCCAGATGAGATCCGTCCTCTCATGGCGTTATTCATCTCCATGAAGGATCTGTCGGAAGACGAGGAGGCTAGCTTCACCAGCCGGTGGTGGATGAAAACAGTTCGGGAGCTTTGTTACGACACGGAGGatcacctggacgagttcgtcggtGCCGCCACCGGGGCTGATCTCGATTTTTCCGAACTACTTGCCCGTGCAAAGGATGCAGGTGAAAGACGCCAACGTTTCCAGTGGTCTCCTCTCAAAACCATCAAGCCAGCTGACCGGGGAGGATCCGGTGTCAGCCGCCTCACCTCCCATAGATTCCCTGAGCTGCCGGTTCAGATCTTCGGCCATAGCAAGGCTGGTGTTGTGGAGCCCCTAAACAGGCTTGTCGAGCTGCTGGCTTTAGATGACGAGGACAAGCAGACGCTCAAGGTGATATCCATAACTGGATGTGCAG gTGTTGGAAAGACAACAGTTGCCAGAACCTTGTTTCACAATCATGGGGGTAAATTTCAGTGCGGCGCTTTTGTAATTTTGTCTCGGAATCCAGACATGAGGGTGTTTCTCACCAACATGCTCTCCCAACTTAAGGCACCATTACCCCGTGGCTTTCCTGATGTGCCCGACCTTATTGAAGCTGTCAGTAAACATCTCCAAGGCAAAAG gTACTTCATCGTAGTTGATGATTTATGGACAGCATCAGTATGGGATATTATTAGTAGTGCTTTCCCTCATGGTGATCGTTCTTCCAGAATAATAACAACCACACAGATTGATGAGGTAGCACAGGCAAGCTGTCGTTATGAGTCAAACTATATATATAAGATGGATCCTCTTAATGATGATGATTCTACAAAGCTATTCGTCAGATTGGTTGGCTCTAAAGAGGGCTGTCCAACAGATATCAAAGAAGTTCCATACGAGATTATCAGGAAATGTTGTGGTTTGCCATTAGCAATTGTAAATATGGCCAGTCTGTTCACAAGCGAATCAAAAATCCTAATGGAAAAATTGGAACACATACAAGATCCTTTGTCCTCCACTTCTGAAGGGATGAAGGATGTTCTAACGTTCATCTACCACAGTCTTCCACCTCGTTTGAGAACATGTTTGCTATATCTTAGCATGTATGCACAGGGCTACGTGATCAAGAAGGATGAGTTGGTGAAGCAGTGGGTAGCTGAAGGCTTTCTTAGTGCTGTGGGAGGGCGAGAGATGGAAGAAATTGCTGAGGGCTATTTTGATGAGTTTGTAAGCAGAGGAATGGTCCAAGCCATAGACACCAGTAATAACGGTGAGGTGTTGTCATGTACAGTTCACCAGATGATACTAGATTTTATTAGGCACAAATCCCTGGACAAAAATTTCGTCATCACTGTGGACTATTTTCAATCAACTCTTGCGCTTTCTGACAATGTTCGCCGATTATCCATCCAGTTTAGTGGCGTAAAAAGTGCATACATACCAGAAAACATTATAACATCCCAAGTTCGATCTTTTATATTTTGGGGTTTCTTCAAGTGTGTGCCTTGCTTTACTGATTGTAGACTTCTTCGAGTACTGATTCTTCATATTTGGGCTGATCGAGACAAGAAGAGTTTTGACCTCACCACAGTCGGGAAGCTATTTCAGCTAAAGTATCTCAAGATTGAATGTAATATCACTGTCAAGCTTCCAGGCAAGATTCGAAGGCTGCAATACTTGGAGACACTGCAAGTTGATGCAAGATTATCTGCTGTTCCATCAGATATCATTCTTCTGCAGAGTATGTTGTACCTCAGCCTTCCTAGTGAGGCTGATCTGCCCAGTGGTATTCGGGGCATGACATCTCTTCGCACTCTGGGGTATTTTGATCTCTGCAATAACCCAGCTGAGAATGTGATGGACCTTGGCGATCTTATtaatcttcgggatcttcatctcaCTTGTGCCAAGTTACATACTGATAATCTGGACAACAATATCGTATGGCTGGGCTTGATTCTCTATAAACTAACGAGCCTCAAATGTGTAACTTTGGCACCTGCAGTCTCGTATCATGTAAATACTCTGAATGACGCTGGTGCTTCAGGCATGAGAATTCGTTTTGATGGCTTTCCTCCTGTTAGACATCTGACTCTTCAGAGATTCGAGTTGTCACGGCACTGTTGCATCTTCTCCAGACTGCCTGTGTGGATTAGAGATCTTGTCAACCTCTGCATTTTAAAGATTGCAATTGGGTGCCTGTCGTGTATTCATATTGATGTCCTGAAAGGACTGCCTGCTCTCACTGCTCTCACCCTATATATCCAGGCGGCTCCTAAAGAAAAGATCATCATCGACAAGGGGGGCTTCCACGTACTAACGTACTTCAAGTTCATGTGTGCTGCGCCATGCATGTCCTTTGTGCCTGGA CAAGGAGCAATGCCCAATGTCCAGAAGCTCAAGCTAGGCTTCAATTCAAATGAATGGAGATCAGATACCTTTGAAACCGTTGGGTTCTGTAACTTGGCAGGACTTACAGAGGTATCTGTAAAATTAGGAGTTGGGGGTGGTAAACAATTCGACATAAAAGCTGCCGAGTCTGCATTGAAGGCTGCAGTTAGTAATCCCACAAACAGTCCTACAATCAGAGTACAATGTGTCGATGTGATTTTTTGCACCAAGGAGGATAAGAGTACCGGGACTGTAGAAAAAGAGGAAGAGGGACATGAGACGGAAGAAGACAAGGAAAAGATCTCGGAACATTCGGAGGACAGCAGGTTCGAATTTACTTCTGAGACCAAACATGTCGTTCGGCTAATCTTCTAA